In Bacteroidota bacterium, the DNA window ATTACGGATTGGAAGGACGGGTTTACGGGATGAATTTTCAATCGGCGCGTATTGCCTGCGAAGCGGTAAACGTATATTTACAATCAAATCCAGGAAGACGGAAATTTGTTGCCGGATCCATCGGACCTACCAACCGGACAGCCTCCATGTCGCCGGACGTCAACCTTCCGGGATTCAGAGCAATTACTTTTAAAGAATTATACCAGGCATATCATGAACAGGCCAATGGTTTACTGGATGGTGGTGCCGACATTCTGATCATCGAAACCATCTTTGACACACTCAATGCCAAAGCAGCCATCAAGGCTATCCTGGATATACAGGAAGAAAGAGGGATTGATATTCCCCTGATCGTTTCAGGAACCATAACAGATGCCAGTGGCAGGACTCTTTCCGGTCAGACCCTGGAAGCCTTTCTTTATTCTGTTTCCCATGCTAATCCGCTTGCGATTGGTTTGAACTGCGCCATGGGAGCCAGAGAATTAAGGCCGTATATTGAGGAATTATCCGGTAAAACACCCTTTTTCACCATTGCATATCCAAACGCAGGGCTTCCCAATCAGTTCGGAGAATATGATGAAACACCGGAGGTTATGGGAGCCTATATCCGCGAATTCATGTCGGATGGATTTGTGAACATTATCGGTGGTTGTTGTGGAACCACGCCGGCTCATATCAGAGTATTTGCAGAACAGGCAAAGATGTTTACACCCAGGTTAGTTCCACGGCCCGATTATGAATTGCATTTGAGCGGCATGGAAGCCCTGGCAGTCTTTCCTGGAAGCAATTTTATCAACATAGGCGAACGAACGAATGTATCGGGTTCAAAACGTTTTGCCAGGCTTATCAGGGATAAAAAATACGAAGAAGCACTTGAAATTGCCCGCCAGCAAGCAGAAGGTGGCGCACAGATCATTGACGTCAACATGGATGACGCCATGCTTGATGCCCGACAGGAAATGACGGCCTTCCTGAATATGCTGGCTTCTGATCCTGATATTGCAAAGGTGCCTGTCATGATAGATTCTTCAAAATGGGAAGTATTGGAAGCCGGTTTGCAATGCCTGCAGGGAAAGGGAATTGTTAACTCCATCAGCCTGAAGGAAGGGGAAACCGATTTCCTGGAAAAAGCCAGGACTATCAGAAAATACGGCGCCGCCATGGTAGTGATGGCTTTTGATGAAGAAGGCCAGGCTGTTACTTACGAAAGAAAAACCTCTATCTGCCGGCGGGCATATGAACTCCTGACCGAAAAGGCCGGAATCCCGCCCCAGGATATCATCTTCGACCCGAATATCCTTACCATAGCTACCGGGATGGATGAGCACAACTCTTATGCTGTCGATTATGTCCGGACAGTAAAATGGATCAGGGAAAACCTGCCTTTTGCAAAGGTAAGCGGAGGCGTCAGCAATCTATCCTTTTCTTTTCGTGGCAATGACCTGATACGGGAAGCCATGCACAGCGTCTTCCTTTACCATGCCGTTAAAGCCGGTATGGATATGGGCATCGTGAACGCCGGCATGCTGCAGGTTTACGATGAAATTCCGGCCGAACTCCTTACACTTACGGAAGATGTTGTTGTAAACCGTCGTAAAAATGCTGCTGAAAGACTGCTGGCCTATGCCGGTAATCTTGAAGCCGGCCCTCAGGAAATCCAAAAAACAGCGGAGTGGAGAAAGGAAAATGCAGACGAAAGGCTTAAACACGCTCTGATCAAAGGTATTCCGGATTATATTGAGGAAGATGTACTTGAAGCAAGGGAAATACATCCTAAGGCATTGGATATCATTGAAGGACCCTTAATGGAAGGAATGAACACCGTTGGAGACCTCTTTGGCTCCGGTAAAATGTTCCTTCCCCAGGTTGTCAAAAGCGCACGCGTGATGAAAAAGGCTGTGGGAGTCCTCCTTCCTTGGCTGGAAGCAGAAAAGGATAATACAAGCGGACAGAGATCTGCAGGGAAAGTGCTTCTGGCTACTGTGAAAGGCGATGTGCACGATATTGGTAAAAATATTGTCGGAGTGGTTCTGGGATGCAACAACTACGATGTGATCGACCTTGGGGTTATGGTTCCTGCCGACAGAATATTGATGGAAGCCCAATCACATAATGTCGACGTTATCGGCCTGAGCGGGTTGATCACTCCTTCCCTGGATGAAATGGTGCATGTAGCCTCGGAACTGCAACGGCGGGGATTCAGCAAGCCCCTGCTAATCGGTGGTGCCACTACCTCGGAGATCCACACTGCCATAAAAATAGCCCCTGTATATGACCACCCTGTGATACATGTCAGGGATGCTTCCAGAGGCACACAAATCCTGAAAAAACTCCTCTCCCCTGCCGATAAGGTCAAGTTTGCCGAAGAAATTCGAACACGCTATGAAAGACTCAATGATGAGTACACTCAAAGAATGAAAGGAAGCGAATACATTTCCATACAGGATGCCCGGAAAAACAATTTTCACTTTGATGAAAATCCTTATTCTCCAACGGTTCCAAGTGTTCCCGGGTTAACAATATTCCAGGATTTTCCTTTGCAGGAACTGCGGCAATACATCGACTGGACCTTCTTCTTCCATGCATGGGAATTACCAGGAAAATATCCTAAAATATTTCAGGATCCCGTAAAAGGTTCCGAAGCACAAAAGCTTTACCATGACGCCAACTTACTTTTGGACAAGATTATTGAGAACCATTTGATCAGAGCATCCGGAGTGGCGGGTTTGTTCCCAGCCAACTCGGAAGGAGACGATGTGCTTGTTTTTGCTGATGAAAGCAGATCACCGGTGATCTCACGGCTTTGCTTCCTGAGGAACCAGGAAAAAAAGAATACCGGTGAAGCTAACCGTTGCCTGGCGGATTATATCGCACCCCTTAATTCCGGAATTAAAGATTACGTAGGGCTTTTCGCTGTTACAGCCGGGATTGGGACTGAAGAACATGCCGCGAAAATGGCCAGGGAAAACGACGATTATTCGGGGATCATGTTAAAAATTCTTTCCGACAGGCTTGCCGAGGCTTTTGCTGAAGCATTGCATGAAAAGGTAAGAAAAGAATTATGGGGATATGCCCCCAACGAACAGTTAAAACGGGAGGAGCTTCTCAGCGAGTCTTACCGAGGCATCCGTCCTGCCCCGGGATATCCTGCATGTCCCGACCACACGGAAAAAGCTAAGATATTCAGCATGTTGCAGGCAGAACAGATGGGTATCCGTCTGAGTGAGAACTTTGTAATGATCCCGGTGGCTTCCGTTTCAGGATATTACTTTTCCCATCCTGAATCCAGATATTTCAATGTTGGAAGGATAGGAAAGGATCAACTATCCGATTATGCCGAAAGAAAGGGCATGAGTTTATCAGAAGCGGAAAAGTGGCTTGGTCCTAATCTGAATTACAAATAAGATTTGCATGAAAGTCATAGAGGCAATACAAAAATCAAACGAAACACTGTTCACCTTCGAGATACTTCCCCCACTAAAAGGAGAAACTATCGAAAGCATCTATCGCACCATAGATCCGCTTATGGAATTCCAACCGGCTTTCATCGATGTGACCTATCACCGGGAAGAGATATCTTACAAAGAACATCCCGGAGGCAGAATAGAAAAGAAGACTGTGAGAAAGCGCCCGGGAACGGTAGGAATATCTGCCGCGATTAAGTTTAAGTACAAGGTTAACGTGGTACCTCATATTATCTGTGGTGGGTTTTCCAGGGAGGAAACAGAAAACGCCCTGATCGACCTGCATTTCCTGGGAATACACAACCTGCTTGTTATTCGTGGTGATAACCTTCCGGGAGAAAAGTTCTTCCGTCCGGAATCCGATGGCCACGTATATGCCGTTGATCTGATCCGCCAGATCAGGGACCTGAACCGGGGACAATACCTGGATGAAGAACTGGTCAACTCCGATCCAACATTCTTTTCCCTGGGAGTCGCCGGCTATCCTGAGAAACACATTGAATCACCTAACCTGCAATCCGATATCCGATATCTCAAAGAAAAAATTGATGCAGGCGCTGAATATATCGTAACCCAGATGTTTTATGATAATAACGACTTCTTTAAATTTGAAAAGAAATGCCGTGAAGCCGGAATAACTGTCCCTATTATCCCGGGTCTAAAACCGGTTTCTACCAAAAGCCAGCTTAAAACCTTACCCCGTACCTTTAATATTTCTATCCCGGAGGAACTGGAAAAGGAGATAGAAGCATGTCCGGATAATCATCACGCCAGGCAGGCCGGGATAGAATGGTGCATCTCACAGTCGAAAGAACTTATTCAACATAAGGTCCCCGTCTTACATTATTTTACCATGGGGAAGTCGGATAATATCCGGGAGATAGCTAAGGCTGTATTTTAAAGTTTATCCAAAATGCCTGCATCATAATGCGGATTAAATCTGTTACTTTTACACAATAACCTGATGCTCTAAAAACATGGGAAAAGTAAATTTCCCTGAGAAAGAGAAATGGCTTGAAATATTAGCTGTTCTTTTAACAGGAATTCTAAAATTTGTTTTGATGGACGAATTCGGTTTCAGGTTGCTTTTTATAACCGGTGCCTGTTTGTTCTGGTTATTGTTTATTCTGACCAAGTATATAAAAAATCCCAAAGTTCTTAGTCGATGGGGATTTCGTAAGCATGACTTCCGAAAATCGATGCTTGCTCTCTTGCCTTATGCGCTTATTTTTGTCGCAGGAATCATAATCTACGGACTGGCATCCGGTTCAGCTATTGTAAACTGGCATATTATTCCGGTTTTGATATTTTACCCGATTTGGGGAACCATACAGCAGTTTATGACCGCGGGCCTTGTTGCCGGAAATTTAAAGACCATTTCTACCATAAAAATCTCCGATTCACAGATTGGTTTACTCACCGCTCTGCTTTTTTCACTGGTCCATTATCCAAGTGTTCCATTAATGCTTTACACTTTTATTATGGAATACATTTTTATCCGTGTTTATTTTAAATGGGGAAACTTATGGTCGCTTGGGCTTTATCATGGTTTGGTTTCAGGGATTTTTCTTTCATTTGTTTCAGGAAGGGATCTTTGGAATGAATTATTGGGGAGTTCTGCATTTTCTTTCCTGCATTAACAACCCCAGAAATTTAAATGTGGAAGAATCTTCTTAAATCCGTTCCTTTTTTCAATCGGGAATGAATATAAAACAGTATCCCTGCCACTGGTAATACTGATGCCATAACCAGTAAACTCCAGCGCAATACGACATTATTTCCCAGATACAGGGATATGAATAATTCTGAAACAATACAAAACAATCCACATGCAATTAAGGAATAGGAAATCAGATTGAGTTGTTTTAGTCTTGCTTTCCGTATGATATATATCAGAATAAATAATATAAAGTAAAAAGCAAGAAGCAATGGAAGTCCGAGTTGCAATCCCCATCCATAACTACCTGTGTAAGCATCCAGAAGGATTAACAGCATCGCAAGAGAAAGGAAGCTTCCTAAAAGCAGCAGGACACCATTTTTAGGCCATAAACAAATTAGTGTTATGTTTATTAATAATGCTGCACAAGCTGATACGGAGAATTTTGACCAGGTAAGATTAGCAGATATTATAAGATCTATGATCATTGGGATCAGTATCCCTGAAAGAAGAATAATTCCGGATATTTCCCAAAATATTTTCCGCTTTTGCACTGCATTTAATTTCTGAAAATCCGTTAATGGTTTGCCTTCCTGTTTATGTTTTCTCAATCCTGCAGGATGTCTGTTATCATTTTGGTCTGGCATTACCGGTTCTCCGCAAAGCGGGCAATAATTCATATTGTTTTCAAGTTCGACACCGCAGGATGTACATGTTTTCATTTATCTACCAGTTTATTGTTGTCATAATGGGTTTCAATCCCCTGATCCCTTAAATACTTAAGAAATTTATCCTCAAGAACAGTAGATTTCGAAATATTCCCAAAACTCAATACCAGGGAATCACGAAAACCAATGATTCCACAACTGATTTTCAGCATTCTGTTCGGAGGAGGGGGGGTAAATACAAAATAATCAATCATATTTTCCATTTCCGGAGGAAAGGTTGGTTTTCCCATATTGGTAACCACACCACTGTATTGACTAACACCACGGGAATAATATTTCTGTCTTAAAATCAAACTCTTCAGGAATAAGGGCATGCTTCTGACGTAGATTTTTTTCTCACTGCCTACATTTTTGGAAATATTCTTATTGATTAGCTTTTCATCGGTTTCAAGACGAATCTGATGATAGACTGTCTTAATAATCTCATCAAAAGTATAATGTCCCAGTCTCAGGTCAATTTCCGGCATTACAAACAATGAAAAGTTACGCATAGTTACCGAAGGAAATAAGTTTCTCAGATTGACCGGGACCTGTATGCGGATCGTTTTATAGCGTTTAAATCTGCTTAAAATACCCGTTTCCTTATATATTTCCTGAAGAACAAACAAATATACTGAAACAAGATAATCATTTATACTAACACCCTTGCCGGCAGCCTGATTCCGTATATCCTCAAGGGACAGGAATACCTGCCTTGTTGTGAACCTGGGTGCGGTTTGCAACTGAAAAGGCAGATGGAAAGCTTTTGATCGTTTGAACATTGGAGGAATGTCCTCCTGAAAATAACGATTGAAAGAATCTTCATATTCTTCTTCAAGGAGAGTGTCATCAGGATTTACACATTTAAAACCGGCAGGAAGGGAAATTCCGGATTTTTGGAAATACAGAATCAGAAGGGTTCTTAAAAATTCAAGTGCACCGGTACCATCTGTTAACACATGCGAAAACTCTGCCGAAATACGGTTTTGCGCAACAAGCAGGCGTATTAACAATCCTTTCGTGCCGAAACTTCTGCAAGGCATTGTATCATCAGCTTTAACAGGGATATGCAACGATGTCTGTTCCAGGTAATACCAAAAGAAACCTTTTTTCAACTTCACCCTAAAGTAAGGAAATCGCTTTTCGGCGATGGACAATGCTTTCATGAACGGCTCTATCCTTACAGGGTGTTTCAGCACAACAGTAATTCTAAAAACAGCCGTTACCTCTTCATTCATAATGGCAGGATAGATTTTGGCAGCGTTATCCAACGGATACCAAAATCTTGTCGCATCATTGATATTTACTCCTTTACTATCCAACTTGTATTTTGCCTGGATTCTGAAATTCTTATTAAATTCAAAGTTACGAATAACTCATCGGAAGACAACTTCCTGCAAACCAATAAAATCATCCTGATACACTTAAAACTTAACTTTCCATATTCCA includes these proteins:
- a CDS encoding zinc-ribbon domain-containing protein, translated to MKTCTSCGVELENNMNYCPLCGEPVMPDQNDNRHPAGLRKHKQEGKPLTDFQKLNAVQKRKIFWEISGIILLSGILIPMIIDLIISANLTWSKFSVSACAALLINITLICLWPKNGVLLLLGSFLSLAMLLILLDAYTGSYGWGLQLGLPLLLAFYFILFILIYIIRKARLKQLNLISYSLIACGLFCIVSELFISLYLGNNVVLRWSLLVMASVLPVAGILFYIHSRLKKGTDLRRFFHI
- a CDS encoding CPBP family intramembrane metalloprotease, producing MGKVNFPEKEKWLEILAVLLTGILKFVLMDEFGFRLLFITGACLFWLLFILTKYIKNPKVLSRWGFRKHDFRKSMLALLPYALIFVAGIIIYGLASGSAIVNWHIIPVLIFYPIWGTIQQFMTAGLVAGNLKTISTIKISDSQIGLLTALLFSLVHYPSVPLMLYTFIMEYIFIRVYFKWGNLWSLGLYHGLVSGIFLSFVSGRDLWNELLGSSAFSFLH
- the metH gene encoding methionine synthase, coding for YGLEGRVYGMNFQSARIACEAVNVYLQSNPGRRKFVAGSIGPTNRTASMSPDVNLPGFRAITFKELYQAYHEQANGLLDGGADILIIETIFDTLNAKAAIKAILDIQEERGIDIPLIVSGTITDASGRTLSGQTLEAFLYSVSHANPLAIGLNCAMGARELRPYIEELSGKTPFFTIAYPNAGLPNQFGEYDETPEVMGAYIREFMSDGFVNIIGGCCGTTPAHIRVFAEQAKMFTPRLVPRPDYELHLSGMEALAVFPGSNFINIGERTNVSGSKRFARLIRDKKYEEALEIARQQAEGGAQIIDVNMDDAMLDARQEMTAFLNMLASDPDIAKVPVMIDSSKWEVLEAGLQCLQGKGIVNSISLKEGETDFLEKARTIRKYGAAMVVMAFDEEGQAVTYERKTSICRRAYELLTEKAGIPPQDIIFDPNILTIATGMDEHNSYAVDYVRTVKWIRENLPFAKVSGGVSNLSFSFRGNDLIREAMHSVFLYHAVKAGMDMGIVNAGMLQVYDEIPAELLTLTEDVVVNRRKNAAERLLAYAGNLEAGPQEIQKTAEWRKENADERLKHALIKGIPDYIEEDVLEAREIHPKALDIIEGPLMEGMNTVGDLFGSGKMFLPQVVKSARVMKKAVGVLLPWLEAEKDNTSGQRSAGKVLLATVKGDVHDIGKNIVGVVLGCNNYDVIDLGVMVPADRILMEAQSHNVDVIGLSGLITPSLDEMVHVASELQRRGFSKPLLIGGATTSEIHTAIKIAPVYDHPVIHVRDASRGTQILKKLLSPADKVKFAEEIRTRYERLNDEYTQRMKGSEYISIQDARKNNFHFDENPYSPTVPSVPGLTIFQDFPLQELRQYIDWTFFFHAWELPGKYPKIFQDPVKGSEAQKLYHDANLLLDKIIENHLIRASGVAGLFPANSEGDDVLVFADESRSPVISRLCFLRNQEKKNTGEANRCLADYIAPLNSGIKDYVGLFAVTAGIGTEEHAAKMARENDDYSGIMLKILSDRLAEAFAEALHEKVRKELWGYAPNEQLKREELLSESYRGIRPAPGYPACPDHTEKAKIFSMLQAEQMGIRLSENFVMIPVASVSGYYFSHPESRYFNVGRIGKDQLSDYAERKGMSLSEAEKWLGPNLNYK
- the metF gene encoding methylenetetrahydrofolate reductase [NAD(P)H], with the translated sequence MKVIEAIQKSNETLFTFEILPPLKGETIESIYRTIDPLMEFQPAFIDVTYHREEISYKEHPGGRIEKKTVRKRPGTVGISAAIKFKYKVNVVPHIICGGFSREETENALIDLHFLGIHNLLVIRGDNLPGEKFFRPESDGHVYAVDLIRQIRDLNRGQYLDEELVNSDPTFFSLGVAGYPEKHIESPNLQSDIRYLKEKIDAGAEYIVTQMFYDNNDFFKFEKKCREAGITVPIIPGLKPVSTKSQLKTLPRTFNISIPEELEKEIEACPDNHHARQAGIEWCISQSKELIQHKVPVLHYFTMGKSDNIREIAKAVF